One part of the Deltaproteobacteria bacterium genome encodes these proteins:
- a CDS encoding anti-sigma factor: MSADHTEMVERLSPLLEGELPPDEQQALETHLEGCEDCRQQYEALRRTTEALRSLQPHRAPADLEARVRRRVRRRDKVHHLPRPPTWPQELLSAAVLAVIVGATVTLSGRILVPGGDENLSGGPAATGLFGDRIPDVVEVRFAAGDEGAARAVVAAAADLGARTLGGAPLRPGEPLSEVGMAFTLPKEALAVIVPDGIAEVVAVPDDEADPRPPAGWMLVRVRVSGQGP; encoded by the coding sequence ATGAGCGCGGATCACACCGAGATGGTCGAGCGCCTCTCTCCCCTCCTCGAGGGTGAGCTGCCCCCCGACGAGCAGCAGGCCCTGGAGACCCACCTGGAGGGCTGCGAGGACTGCCGCCAGCAGTACGAGGCGCTGCGCCGGACCACCGAGGCCCTCCGGAGCCTCCAGCCCCACCGGGCCCCGGCGGATCTGGAGGCCCGCGTGCGCCGGCGGGTCCGCCGGCGGGACAAGGTCCACCACCTCCCCCGCCCGCCGACCTGGCCCCAGGAGCTGCTCTCGGCCGCGGTGCTGGCGGTGATCGTGGGCGCCACCGTCACCCTCTCGGGCCGGATCCTGGTCCCCGGCGGGGACGAGAACCTCTCGGGCGGCCCGGCCGCCACCGGCCTCTTCGGCGACCGGATCCCCGACGTGGTCGAGGTCCGCTTCGCCGCGGGGGACGAGGGCGCGGCCCGGGCGGTGGTGGCCGCCGCCGCGGACCTCGGCGCCCGCACCCTCGGGGGCGCCCCCCTGCGGCCCGGCGAGCCCCTCTCCGAGGTGGGGATGGCCTTCACCCTGCCCAAGGAGGCCCTGGCCGTGATCGTCCCGGACGGCATCGCCGAGGTGGTGGCGGTGCCCGACGACGAGGCCGATCCGAGGCCACCCGCGGGCTGGATGCTGGTGAGGGTGCGGGTCTCGGGGCAGGGACCCTGA
- a CDS encoding transglycosylase SLT domain-containing protein, whose protein sequence is MAIRSTALLALAIGLGAPSLARPDQSPTDAPALLALVAASPSDPGRAPEALREIAARLEGRDPQGALRLLEALPETLSASAAALFLRGEALRELGRPEEAVGAFEGSLQRDALLGDRLRLHLGEGLLELGRLGEAAAVLGDLDPQSPHHPEALLLRARALREGGRLDEARPLLEDALRRETVGRRAEALRLELSRAHLAAGDLDAARGMLEANVLHGSVAACREALEVLAALPAPDGDPTWQRLRRAERAGDAGLRALSRDERPTSSRPARWAAYLRARRAEAAGEAALAVALDGGVLDPGGEQRTEEGLRAAALIGLARGLTTLGRLGPARERWLQLAAEHPAHPEAPRARIAAAELSLRQDDFAEAGRALQAYLLLYPTDPGRPRAFFLWGWARLRQGEYAEAAELFAGALSRPALAADEADTLGGSRIAAAARARYWHARSLDLAGEAEAAADSYRQLLSRHPLSYYAALARDRQVEPALEPPSDIGASPDHGDLDPRVRRARQAAWLGLRKEARRQLGPLLATPSRARHPRDLLEAARTLEALGQRETARFLYRSAMVHDGGGLLPGEREQAMQHAFPRLHQDLIEKEARRWSIPPALVFGLILRESAFKPCARSSVGARGLMQLMGPAAADAAGDLGLAAPSADALCDPALNVRLGTWHLKKLLRRYEGAEVLAVAAYNAGAGTVDRWRERDPGMPLDVWVEEIPFDETRVYVRAVLSAARGYAWTWERPSTRGVGAGVGTRVTAAPQR, encoded by the coding sequence ATGGCGATTCGATCTACTGCCCTCCTCGCCCTGGCGATCGGGCTGGGCGCGCCCTCGCTCGCGCGCCCGGACCAGAGCCCCACCGACGCGCCGGCGCTCCTCGCCCTGGTCGCCGCCTCCCCGAGCGATCCCGGCCGGGCCCCCGAGGCCCTACGCGAGATCGCCGCCCGCCTGGAGGGCCGGGACCCCCAGGGCGCGCTGCGCCTGCTGGAGGCCCTGCCGGAGACCCTCTCGGCCAGCGCGGCCGCCCTCTTCCTGCGCGGTGAGGCCCTGCGAGAGCTGGGGCGCCCGGAGGAGGCCGTCGGGGCCTTCGAGGGCTCCCTGCAGCGGGACGCCCTCCTGGGCGACCGCCTGCGTCTGCACCTGGGCGAGGGGCTGCTGGAGCTGGGGAGGCTCGGCGAGGCCGCCGCGGTCCTCGGAGATCTCGATCCCCAGAGCCCCCACCATCCGGAGGCGCTGCTCCTGCGGGCCCGCGCCCTGCGCGAGGGCGGCCGGCTCGACGAGGCCCGGCCCCTCCTCGAGGACGCCCTGCGCCGGGAGACCGTCGGGCGACGGGCCGAGGCGCTGCGGCTGGAGCTCTCGCGGGCCCACCTGGCCGCCGGAGACCTGGACGCCGCCCGGGGGATGCTGGAAGCCAACGTGCTCCACGGCAGCGTGGCGGCCTGCCGCGAGGCCCTCGAGGTGCTCGCGGCCCTCCCCGCCCCGGACGGGGATCCGACCTGGCAGCGCCTGCGCCGGGCCGAGCGCGCCGGGGACGCGGGGCTGCGGGCCCTCTCCCGGGACGAGCGCCCAACCTCCTCGCGCCCGGCCCGCTGGGCCGCCTACCTGCGCGCCCGCCGGGCCGAGGCCGCCGGGGAGGCCGCCCTGGCGGTGGCCCTCGATGGAGGGGTCCTCGACCCCGGGGGCGAGCAGCGCACCGAGGAGGGCCTGCGGGCGGCGGCCCTGATCGGCCTGGCCCGGGGCCTGACCACCCTCGGCCGGCTGGGGCCCGCGCGGGAGCGCTGGCTGCAGCTGGCCGCCGAGCACCCGGCCCACCCGGAGGCCCCCCGGGCCCGGATCGCGGCCGCCGAGCTCTCCCTGCGGCAGGACGACTTCGCCGAGGCCGGCCGCGCCCTGCAGGCCTACCTCCTCCTCTACCCCACCGATCCCGGCCGCCCCCGCGCCTTCTTCCTCTGGGGCTGGGCTCGCCTCCGGCAGGGGGAGTACGCCGAGGCCGCCGAGCTCTTCGCCGGCGCCCTCTCCCGCCCCGCCCTGGCGGCGGACGAGGCGGACACCCTCGGCGGCAGCCGGATCGCCGCCGCCGCCCGGGCCCGCTACTGGCACGCCCGCAGCCTGGATCTGGCCGGCGAGGCCGAGGCGGCCGCCGACTCCTACCGGCAGCTCCTCTCCCGCCACCCCCTCTCCTACTACGCGGCCCTGGCCCGGGACCGGCAGGTGGAGCCCGCCCTGGAGCCCCCGAGCGATATTGGCGCCAGCCCGGATCACGGGGACCTCGACCCCCGGGTGCGCCGCGCCCGCCAGGCGGCCTGGCTCGGCCTGCGCAAGGAGGCCCGGCGGCAGCTCGGCCCCCTCCTGGCCACCCCCTCCCGCGCCCGCCACCCCCGCGACCTCCTCGAGGCCGCGCGCACCCTCGAGGCCCTCGGGCAGCGCGAGACCGCCCGCTTCCTCTACCGCTCGGCGATGGTGCACGACGGCGGGGGTCTGCTGCCCGGCGAGCGGGAGCAGGCGATGCAGCACGCCTTCCCCCGCCTCCACCAGGACCTGATCGAGAAGGAGGCCCGTCGCTGGTCCATCCCTCCGGCCCTGGTCTTCGGGCTGATCCTGCGGGAGAGCGCCTTCAAGCCCTGCGCCCGCTCCAGCGTGGGCGCGCGGGGCCTGATGCAGCTGATGGGGCCGGCGGCCGCGGACGCCGCGGGGGACCTGGGGCTGGCGGCGCCGAGCGCGGACGCGCTCTGTGATCCGGCCCTCAACGTGCGCCTGGGGACCTGGCACCTGAAGAAGCTCCTGCGCCGCTACGAGGGCGCCGAGGTCCTCGCCGTGGCGGCCTACAACGCCGGCGCCGGCACCGTGGACCGCTGGCGCGAGCGCGACCCCGGCATGCCCCTGGACGTCTGGGTCGAGGAGATCCCCTTCGACGAGACCCGGGTCTACGTCCGGGCCGTCCTCTCCGCCGCCCGGGGCTACGCCTGGACCTGGGAGCGCCCCTCCACCCGGGGCGTCGGAGCCGGGGTGGGCACCCGCGTCACGGCGGCCCCTCAGCGGTAG
- a CDS encoding VIT domain-containing protein, translating to MRTVRTRLLVLAALVIGITPLTATAQGILMPTEPGLGPLQIGHQRVTVDIVDGTAVSKVDMTFHNHTNRQLEATFMFPMPQGSALQDFSLWMNGKKTKGEVLEANKARQIYEGIVRRMKDPGLLEYVDHELFRARVFPVPANGDMRIEIAFSQVLKFSDGVYTYEFPLAAGKVSGARASTTMKDFTFTADIKSKTAIKSVYSPTHKIDVRRPDDHSAKLGFEKLRENLDRDVLLYYTVGRGDVGMNLLTHAEKGEPGYFLLMVSPKQEWQKKEVIGKVVTFVVDTSGSMARKKLDSAKKALTYCLERLLPEDRFNIVRFSTDTEQFRRQPVKASDDNVEAARRFVDDFYSSGGTAIHEALTTALQDAPEDGAPHLVVFLTDGEPTVGITDEARLASEIATLNEKKKSRIFAFGVGDELNATLLDRLASESGASVEFARDGKETEVKLSGFYNRIAFPVLSDVAVELDGARAFDIYPRTSPALFKGSQMIVVGRYREPGTHAVSLSGKTGAETKKYDEKLKFPASEPEHEFIARLWAVRKVGYLLEQIRVHGENAELKEEVTRLGKKFGIVTPYTSYLVVEDTPMPTPGPRPFPDRPPRRDFEGRASGGAAPAAAPPPEAFAADEAMAPRRAEREKKAKALSGSSFSTRTGADAIATSGAIKALKEEATLGDAGGTTVRRASGRTFVWKDGAWTDSDWKSGAKILKVAYLSDAYFELLKSQPSLKKALTLGERVRIMIDGKRGVEIAEAGEKDAAKVKAFLK from the coding sequence ATGCGCACCGTCCGAACCCGACTGCTCGTCCTCGCAGCCCTCGTGATCGGGATCACCCCGCTCACGGCAACCGCCCAGGGCATCCTCATGCCCACCGAGCCGGGCCTCGGGCCCCTGCAGATCGGCCACCAGCGGGTGACGGTCGACATCGTCGACGGCACGGCGGTCTCGAAGGTCGACATGACCTTCCACAACCACACCAACCGCCAGCTCGAGGCGACCTTCATGTTCCCGATGCCCCAGGGCTCGGCCCTGCAGGACTTCTCCCTCTGGATGAACGGGAAGAAGACCAAGGGTGAGGTGCTCGAGGCGAACAAGGCCCGCCAGATCTACGAGGGCATCGTCCGCCGGATGAAGGACCCCGGCCTCCTCGAGTACGTGGACCACGAGCTCTTCCGCGCCCGGGTCTTCCCGGTCCCGGCGAACGGCGACATGCGCATCGAGATCGCCTTCTCCCAGGTGCTGAAGTTCAGCGACGGCGTCTACACCTACGAGTTCCCCCTCGCCGCCGGCAAGGTGAGCGGCGCCCGGGCCTCGACGACGATGAAGGACTTCACCTTCACCGCCGACATCAAGTCCAAGACGGCGATCAAGTCGGTCTACTCGCCGACCCACAAGATCGACGTGCGGCGCCCCGACGATCACTCGGCCAAGCTCGGCTTCGAGAAGCTGCGCGAGAACCTCGATCGCGACGTGCTGCTCTACTACACCGTCGGCCGCGGCGACGTGGGCATGAACCTCCTGACCCACGCCGAGAAGGGCGAGCCCGGCTACTTCCTGCTGATGGTCAGCCCCAAGCAGGAGTGGCAGAAGAAGGAGGTCATCGGGAAGGTCGTCACCTTCGTGGTCGACACCTCGGGCTCGATGGCCCGCAAGAAGCTCGACTCGGCGAAGAAGGCCCTGACCTATTGCCTCGAGCGCCTGCTCCCGGAGGACCGCTTCAACATCGTGCGCTTCTCCACCGACACCGAGCAGTTCCGGCGGCAGCCGGTGAAGGCCAGCGACGACAACGTCGAGGCCGCCCGGCGCTTCGTCGACGACTTCTACTCGAGCGGCGGCACCGCCATCCACGAGGCCCTCACCACCGCCCTCCAGGACGCCCCCGAGGACGGCGCCCCCCACCTGGTCGTCTTCCTCACCGACGGCGAGCCCACCGTGGGCATCACCGACGAGGCCCGCCTGGCCTCCGAGATCGCGACCCTCAACGAGAAGAAGAAGAGCCGCATCTTCGCCTTCGGCGTCGGCGACGAGCTGAACGCGACCCTCCTGGACCGCCTCGCCTCCGAGAGCGGCGCCTCGGTCGAGTTCGCCCGGGACGGCAAGGAGACCGAGGTGAAGCTCTCGGGCTTCTACAACCGCATCGCCTTCCCCGTGCTCTCCGACGTCGCGGTCGAGCTGGACGGCGCCCGCGCCTTCGACATCTACCCGCGGACCAGCCCGGCCCTCTTCAAGGGCAGCCAGATGATCGTGGTGGGCCGCTACCGCGAGCCGGGCACCCACGCCGTCTCCCTCTCGGGCAAGACCGGCGCCGAGACCAAGAAGTACGACGAGAAGCTGAAGTTCCCGGCCAGCGAGCCCGAGCACGAGTTCATCGCCCGCCTCTGGGCCGTGCGGAAGGTCGGCTACCTCCTCGAGCAGATCCGCGTGCACGGCGAGAACGCCGAGCTCAAGGAGGAGGTCACCCGCCTGGGCAAGAAGTTCGGCATCGTGACCCCCTACACCTCCTACCTGGTCGTCGAGGACACCCCGATGCCCACCCCGGGCCCGCGCCCCTTCCCGGATCGCCCGCCGCGCCGGGACTTCGAGGGCCGCGCCTCCGGCGGCGCCGCCCCCGCGGCCGCCCCGCCCCCCGAGGCCTTCGCCGCCGACGAGGCCATGGCGCCCCGCCGGGCCGAGCGGGAGAAGAAGGCCAAGGCCCTCTCGGGCAGCTCCTTCTCCACCCGCACCGGCGCCGACGCCATCGCCACCTCGGGCGCCATCAAGGCCCTCAAGGAGGAGGCCACCCTGGGTGACGCCGGCGGCACCACCGTCCGCCGGGCCTCGGGCCGCACCTTCGTCTGGAAGGACGGCGCCTGGACCGACTCGGACTGGAAGTCGGGCGCGAAGATCCTGAAGGTCGCCTACCTCTCCGACGCCTACTTCGAGCTCCTGAAGTCCCAGCCGAGTCTCAAGAAGGCCCTGACCCTCGGCGAGCGGGTGAGGATCATGATCGACGGCAAGCGCGGCGTGGAGATCGCCGAGGCCGGCGAGAAGGACGCCGCGAAGGTGAAGGCCTTCCTGAAGTAG
- a CDS encoding glycosyltransferase family 2 protein gives MSEVEREQSTPAISVVLPVFDERPNLEALLAELGDALAALGRSYEIVLVDDGSRDGSREYLEARAQAEPTLKLVIFARNQGQAAALDAGLAHTSGEIVVTLDADGQNDPADIGPMIALLEQGYDLVTGWRRDRKDRLLSRRLPSRAANALICGTLRLPIHDLGCTLRVYRGEVARRLHLQPGLHRFIVPLASAGGARIAEVEVHHRERLAGQTKYGIGRVFPVLRDFYRVGRMTLDPGRLPVRPEPPPWEIARLVGF, from the coding sequence ATGAGCGAGGTGGAGCGAGAGCAGAGCACACCGGCCATCAGCGTCGTGTTGCCGGTCTTCGACGAGCGTCCGAACCTCGAGGCGCTCCTCGCCGAGCTCGGCGACGCCCTCGCGGCCCTCGGCCGCAGCTACGAGATCGTCCTGGTGGACGACGGCAGCCGCGACGGAAGCCGCGAGTACCTCGAGGCGCGGGCCCAGGCCGAGCCCACCCTCAAGCTGGTGATCTTCGCCCGCAACCAGGGGCAGGCCGCCGCGCTGGACGCGGGCCTCGCCCACACGAGCGGGGAGATCGTCGTCACCCTCGACGCCGACGGCCAGAACGACCCGGCCGACATCGGGCCGATGATCGCGCTCCTCGAGCAGGGCTACGACCTGGTCACCGGCTGGCGCCGGGACCGCAAGGACCGCCTCCTCTCGCGCCGGCTGCCCTCCCGGGCGGCCAACGCCCTCATCTGCGGCACCCTGCGTCTCCCCATCCACGATCTGGGCTGCACCCTGCGGGTCTACCGGGGGGAGGTCGCGCGGCGCCTCCACCTTCAGCCCGGGCTGCACCGCTTCATCGTCCCCCTGGCGTCGGCGGGGGGAGCCCGGATCGCCGAGGTGGAGGTCCACCACCGCGAGCGCCTCGCCGGTCAGACGAAGTACGGGATCGGCCGGGTCTTCCCGGTGCTGCGGGACTTCTACCGCGTCGGGCGGATGACCCTCGATCCGGGCCGCCTCCCCGTGCGCCCCGAGCCTCCCCCCTGGGAGATCGCCCGGCTCGTGGGCTTCTGA
- a CDS encoding radical SAM protein encodes MRVVLVNPPDEMEAMFGVGSVFIQKYEPLGILYIAAVAREAGHEVEVIDAYAEGLGLDEVERRLLALQPEVVGFSTLTCSGTSVYLLGKKLKEEHPEILVVLGNVHASVFAEAYLKNGCCDLVVHGEGEYIFRDLLVWRERGGETATGRGLEALEGVSFLAPDGALIRTPGSGVIHELAELPFPARDLVKRELYHLGEISNQNYVGGGDKVGKTMMTSRGCPYRCTFCVVHQGHKQRRNSVEQVVDELQMLEEEYGATYVYLMDPLFMADRKRVFAICEEIQRRGLKVEWGCDANVKLLQPELVEAMDAGGCVELSLGIESGVQRLLDIVDKRTTLEEVRTAVRNVQRHSDIQIEGLFILGLPTETAEESLETIRFATELKLDMAQFSILCPYPGSKLFEELSQKGELQTGVREDGSVDLDVWRRYSSYLLFTDNEPIWVTPTQTADGLRRMQKRALRAFYLTPRQIWRQARRVRPDNVVELVRVAFKGFF; translated from the coding sequence ATGCGGGTCGTGCTGGTCAACCCTCCCGACGAGATGGAGGCGATGTTCGGGGTGGGCTCCGTCTTCATCCAGAAGTACGAGCCCCTGGGCATCCTCTACATCGCCGCCGTGGCCCGGGAGGCCGGCCACGAGGTGGAGGTGATCGACGCCTACGCCGAGGGCCTGGGCCTCGACGAGGTCGAGCGCCGCCTCCTGGCCCTCCAGCCCGAGGTGGTGGGCTTCTCGACCCTCACCTGCAGCGGGACCTCGGTCTACCTCCTGGGCAAGAAGCTGAAGGAGGAGCACCCCGAGATCCTGGTCGTCCTCGGCAACGTCCACGCGTCGGTCTTCGCCGAGGCCTACCTGAAGAACGGCTGCTGTGACCTGGTGGTCCACGGCGAGGGCGAGTACATCTTCCGCGACCTCCTGGTCTGGCGGGAGCGGGGCGGCGAGACGGCGACCGGCCGCGGCCTGGAGGCCCTCGAGGGCGTCTCCTTCCTCGCGCCCGACGGCGCGTTGATTCGCACCCCGGGCTCCGGGGTGATCCACGAGCTCGCGGAGCTGCCCTTCCCGGCCCGGGACCTGGTGAAGCGCGAGCTCTACCACCTCGGCGAGATCAGCAATCAGAACTACGTCGGCGGCGGAGACAAGGTCGGCAAGACCATGATGACCTCCCGCGGCTGCCCCTACCGCTGCACCTTCTGCGTGGTGCACCAGGGCCACAAGCAGCGCCGCAACTCGGTCGAGCAGGTGGTCGACGAGCTGCAGATGCTGGAGGAGGAGTACGGGGCGACCTACGTCTACCTCATGGATCCCCTCTTCATGGCCGACCGCAAGCGGGTCTTCGCCATCTGCGAGGAGATCCAGCGGCGGGGCCTGAAGGTCGAGTGGGGCTGCGACGCCAACGTCAAGCTGCTGCAGCCCGAGCTGGTCGAGGCGATGGACGCGGGAGGCTGCGTCGAGCTCTCCCTGGGCATCGAGTCGGGGGTGCAGCGCCTCCTCGACATCGTCGACAAGCGCACCACCCTCGAGGAGGTGCGCACGGCGGTGCGCAACGTGCAGCGCCACTCGGACATCCAGATCGAGGGGCTCTTCATCCTGGGCCTGCCGACCGAGACCGCCGAGGAGAGCCTGGAGACGATCCGCTTCGCGACCGAGCTGAAGCTCGACATGGCCCAGTTCTCGATCTTGTGCCCCTATCCCGGCTCGAAGCTCTTCGAGGAGCTCTCGCAGAAGGGGGAGCTGCAGACCGGCGTGCGCGAGGACGGCAGCGTCGACCTGGACGTCTGGCGCCGCTACTCCTCCTACCTCCTCTTCACCGACAACGAGCCCATCTGGGTCACCCCCACCCAGACCGCCGACGGCCTGCGCCGGATGCAGAAGCGGGCCCTGCGGGCCTTCTACCTGACGCCCCGGCAGATCTGGCGGCAGGCCCGGCGGGTGCGGCCGGACAACGTGGTCGAGCTGGTCCGGGTGGCCTTCAAGGGCTTCTTCTAG